A window of the Acidithiobacillus thiooxidans ATCC 19377 genome harbors these coding sequences:
- a CDS encoding DHA2 family efflux MFS transporter permease subunit produces MNQAKSESRYSNETGSPHLLAITIAVMACIIMNVLDITIVNVALPHMEGSLHANSNQITWALTTYMLAMVIVTPLTGLLVERFGQRQLILWSVAGFLVCSVMSGQSHSLTEIVFWRFMQGALGASLVPVGQAILVEAYPREKRGVAMATLGMGTMLGPIVGPVLGGYLTQDLSWRWCFYVNIPIGLIAFTMLLLYIPSFGKSEHPRPIDWLGFMWMAIGLGALQMMLSLGDQDGWLSSRFIIILMLLAGMGILLFVLRSLNVSHPLVNLRLLKDRSLTLGSAGIGLFGLALYGTMVILPIYLQDYMGYEAQTAGLVMAPQGIGSWVSMWMAGRLLNRGANPRWMILAGVGLGATGTWLSLSYNLQVNPFWIIWPGVIRGLGLGLVSIPLFTLAFATLSKEQTPEGSGIFNLMRNLGGSVGIAIISTIMTEEAQEAWNQMGGHINPFSAALPRYLRDAGLHQGTLAWQVLGQTLAQHAAMRGILDAFTFLFWSFIAVILIVLLMKNKA; encoded by the coding sequence ATGAACCAAGCAAAGTCGGAAAGCCGTTACTCCAACGAAACGGGGAGCCCACATCTTCTTGCCATTACCATCGCCGTAATGGCTTGCATTATCATGAATGTCCTGGACATCACGATTGTCAATGTGGCATTGCCGCATATGGAGGGATCGCTTCACGCCAACAGCAATCAGATTACCTGGGCACTGACTACCTACATGTTGGCCATGGTTATCGTGACCCCGCTGACCGGATTGCTGGTCGAACGTTTCGGACAACGGCAGCTCATCCTGTGGAGCGTGGCTGGCTTCCTGGTCTGCTCGGTCATGAGCGGACAATCCCACAGCCTCACGGAAATTGTCTTTTGGCGCTTCATGCAAGGGGCTCTGGGGGCATCGCTCGTACCGGTCGGACAGGCGATTTTGGTAGAAGCCTATCCCCGGGAAAAACGAGGAGTAGCCATGGCAACTTTGGGCATGGGGACCATGCTCGGTCCGATTGTTGGCCCCGTGCTCGGTGGCTATCTCACTCAGGACCTTTCCTGGCGCTGGTGTTTTTACGTCAATATTCCCATTGGCCTCATCGCGTTCACCATGCTGTTGCTATACATTCCCAGTTTCGGCAAAAGCGAGCATCCCCGGCCGATTGATTGGCTGGGTTTCATGTGGATGGCTATCGGTCTGGGGGCCTTGCAGATGATGCTCAGCCTCGGAGATCAGGACGGCTGGCTCAGTTCTCGTTTCATCATCATTTTGATGTTACTGGCGGGCATGGGGATTTTGCTGTTTGTACTGCGCTCGCTCAATGTTTCCCATCCACTGGTGAATTTGCGTCTCCTTAAAGATCGCTCCCTGACTCTGGGCAGTGCAGGAATCGGTTTATTCGGTTTGGCGCTTTATGGAACCATGGTGATATTGCCCATCTACCTGCAAGATTATATGGGCTATGAAGCGCAAACCGCAGGGCTGGTCATGGCCCCGCAAGGGATAGGCTCCTGGGTTTCCATGTGGATGGCAGGCAGACTGCTAAATCGCGGGGCCAACCCGCGCTGGATGATTCTGGCGGGCGTCGGTCTGGGGGCCACGGGCACCTGGTTGAGTCTCTCCTACAACCTGCAGGTTAACCCTTTCTGGATAATCTGGCCTGGGGTTATCCGTGGTCTCGGCTTGGGCCTGGTATCCATTCCCCTATTCACACTGGCTTTTGCAACCCTGAGCAAAGAACAGACACCCGAAGGATCGGGGATATTCAATCTGATGCGTAATCTGGGAGGCTCTGTGGGTATTGCTATCATTTCCACCATTATGACCGAAGAAGCCCAGGAGGCCTGGAATCAGATGGGTGGACATATCAATCCGTTCAGCGCGGCACTGCCCCGCTATTTGCGTGATGCCGGATTACATCAGGGAACGCTGGCTTGGCAGGTACTGGGACAAACTCTGGCGCAACATGCAGCAATGCGGGGGATACTGGATGCATTCACGTTCCTTTTCTGGAGTTTCATAGCGGTCATATTGATTGTGTTACTCATGAAAAACAAAGCATGA